A single genomic interval of Pyrus communis chromosome 5, drPyrComm1.1, whole genome shotgun sequence harbors:
- the LOC137735163 gene encoding uncharacterized protein, which translates to MEMGSNIREEIMILDLNQEPLDQLPDSVIGLDNILDELETAHGRIEERIRQLEAVTSRARQRQRWRQAQISPQIVNITAGVVASDTQNEHSQNEDDAPAARETVESGKTNRGDNMHLIAKALGMDTNVKKAEPHTGSFFDCNICLDMARDPMLTCCGHLFCWPCFYQLSYVDSNARECPVCKGEVTDSSLIPIYGNGDGKCFHKSNESVSKAPPRPPAHRIEGLRQQLIRRGPSSALIEERIQQLSNIVGSMGERRRSRDSFRAQVMAERTSFVPSQDQTSQASPATETRNQHQHDSLQVSRLLLQGAASVSSLSSALNTALDSAERLVEDLEEYSNGHHVRRNRHQSLHIDNGDTSASIAAAIQPETQTSDTAAEINSDALPSASFIRTDTIIVDQPTGSETTFALLPSSSRRTNSRGSDSNNGYTSEPRRRRLR; encoded by the coding sequence ATGGAGATGGGGAGTAATATAAGGGAAGAAATCATGATTTTAGATTTAAACCAAGAGCCTTTAGACCAACTGCCTGATTCGGTGATCGGATTAGATAACATACTCGATGAGCTTGAAACTGCCCATGGACGCATTGAAGAACGTATCAGACAACTAGAAGCAGTCACTTCCAGGGCTAGGCAGCGTCAGAGGTGGCGACAAGCTCAAATTTCCCCTCAAATTGTGAATATCACTGCTGGTGTTGTTGCTTCTGATACACAAAACGAACACAGTCAGAATGAGGACGATGCTCCAGCTGCCCGAGAAACAGTGGAATCTGGCAAAACCAACAGAGGTGATAACATGCATTTGATAGCCAAGGCACTGGGGATGGATACAAATGTGAAAAAGGCAGAGCCTCATACTGGGAGCTTTTTTGATTGTaatatatgcttggatatggcAAGAGATCCTATGTTGACATGTTGCGGTCATTTGTTTTGTTGGCCATGCTTCTATCAGTTGTCGTATGTGGATTCAAATGCAAGGGAATGCCCCGTGTGTAAAGGAGAAGTAACTGATTCAAGTCTGATTCCAATTTACGGGAATGGGGATGGTAAATGTTTTCACAAGTCAAACGAGTCTGTTTCAAAGGCCCCTCCTAGGCCCCCTGCACACAGGATTGAGGGTTTGAGGCAGCAGCTTATTAGGCGGGGCCCATCTTCTGCATTGATTGAAGAAAGGATTCAGCAACTTAGCAACATAGTTGGTTCAATGGGGGAGAGAAGACGGTCACGGGATAGTTTCCGTGCACAAGTCATGGCTGAAAGAACTAGTTTCGTGCCCAGCCAGGACCAGACATCACAGGCATCACCTGCCACTGAGACAAGAAACCAACACCAGCATGATTCCCTTCAAGTTTCAAGATTATTACTACAAGGGGCCGCTTCAGTATCTTCCCTTTCGTCAGCGTTGAATACTGCATTGGATTCAGCAGAAAGATTAGTCGAGGACCTCGAGGAATATAGTAATGGTCACCATGTTAGAAGAAACCGTCATCAGTCTTTACATATTGATAATGGAGATACATCTGCGAGCATCGCTGCAGCTATACAACCAGAAACGCAGACTTCTGATACTGCTGCTGAAATCAATTCTGATGCGCTCCCCTCTGCTTCCTTTATAAGAACTGATACCATTATTGTGGATCAGCCAACAGGTTCAGAAACAACTTTTGCATTGCTTCCCTCGTCTTCTAGGAGAACTAATTCAAGAGGTTCTGATTCAAACAACGGATATACATCTGAACCTAGAAGGAGAAGGTTGAGATAA